TTTATCATTTCGTAGGATTTTTTCATAAAACGTAGAATCTGTGGGCATTAGCTATCAATGCCTCGGTGCGAAGCAATGATAAAGATATTTTCTGGATTTTCAAGATTAATGTGTCGTCCACCGCTTTTTAAGCAGCCTCATATTGACCCGGAAGAAATCGTAGAACATGGCAATGATCAGCACACCGCCAGCGATATAAAAACAATGATAGCTGAATCTTAAAAAGGCGAAGCCGCCAATGATACCACCCAGCAGGAAGAAGAGGATTATAGTGCACCTGAGCAGGATCTTTTTGCGCACCCTGGGGAATTTCATAAAAGCGGCTGCCAGGTCAATCCCCAGGTCAGTAAACATCCCTGTGAGATGGGTCGTTCTGACCACGGACCCGGAAATCATGGATACCAGCGCATTCTGCATACCCATTGCAAAAAGCAGGCTCCCGGCAAAGTATTCTGTTTTCACCACACTCTTGTCAAAAGTGTGCCCGAAATATCCAACCAGGGCAAGGATCACAATTTCTGCCAGGATAGGCAGGGTATAGGCATTGGTTTTTGAAATGTACAGGCTGGAACAGAATGCCCCCGAAAGAAAGAGTACCAGCCAGAGCGCCACCATTCTTACTGCACGCAAATCTCCTTCGGTGATCTTTACGGCCAGCAGGGCAGCATGACCGGTAATGTTGGTAGTCAGTACAAAGAAGCCTAAAAATCCTGAAGCATTGACAAAACCTGCGGTTAAACAAAGCATAACGGCTAAGCGTATATTATGCTGAAAGCTTCTTTTCGGTCCACGATGCCTGAACATTTCCTATTCTGTTTTGATCCAGCAACTAAATAAGGTGTCGATATCACACTTCACCAGTTGATACGAGGCCGGAATTCTCGTAAGTGAACTCTGGTAGGTGGCCAGCCGGGTACCAGCAGGTCTTTTATCCAAAAGGTTATAGAGGTAGGTTGCATAGTATTCATACAAACTCTCCGAGTGGTTAATGCTGTCATCTATATGCAGACTCTCATCTACCAGGTTCTCATAGAAAGGGTTGTAGAAATAGAAATGATCGAAAGCAGAGAAATCCAGTTGGGTGAAATCGCCGTGAATGAAAGAGGTATTTTTCAACCCCAGTTGCTCCTGTACCTGCCTGGCTATGCTGACCAGGTTACTCCTTTGCTCTACCCCGTAAAAATTGCAGTCATTGAAATAATACCCTGCATTCAGGCAGAACTTGCCAACACCGGAGCCGATGTCGAGAATGTTTGAACCGGGGGTAACTGCCAGGAAAGAAGCAGCCTGTTGGGCGATTTCTATAGGGGTCCAGTGCAGGTAAGATATGCGGCGAATAGGACCGGGATATAACTGATCAAAATTCTTATTTGTCGAATAGACGCTCTCTTTTGTAGTATTACTTATCATACACTGTCCTGTAATAAAATTGTACCTTTATTCCGCCGCAAAATTACCAACTTCCGGGGGCAGTAACTTTGCAGGTTGTCAATTTGAAAGTTGATAAAAATTAACTTTTATGAGTTTAAAGGGGATATTTCCGATAGATAAGTGGATCTTTCGCTCCAGGTCAATCATGGAGAGCTTGTCAAAGGAGGAGATGGAAAGGTTGTTATCGGACATGGTAGAGCAGGAGTACAAAAAGGGGCAGATCATATTCAGGGAGAATAACCCCGCTTTTGGTATTTATTACATCAAACAGGGCAAGGTTAAGAAATACAAGCAGGACAGGAATGGCAATGAGCATATCATATATGTGGCAAACGAAGGGGAACTGATCGGCTATCACCCGGTATTAGCGGGGAGCACTTACCCTGACTCGGCTGCTGCGCTCGAAGATAGCAGGATAGCATTTATACCCAGGGAATCGTTTTTGTCAGCCATGGAGTGGGCACCAGGCCTTACCAAACACCTCCTGAGCGCGCTCAGCTACGAATACAGTGTGCTGGCCAACAGCCTGTCAATCGTAGCGAAACATTCTGTGCGGGAGAGGCTGGCGATCTCACTGATTGTATTGAGAGAAAAGTACAAAGTCTCCGCCCAGGATACCAGTGATGTGTCAATTAATATTTCGCGCAAGGACCTGGCCAGTATGACCGCTAC
This window of the Chitinophaga sancti genome carries:
- a CDS encoding YoaK family protein; this encodes MLCLTAGFVNASGFLGFFVLTTNITGHAALLAVKITEGDLRAVRMVALWLVLFLSGAFCSSLYISKTNAYTLPILAEIVILALVGYFGHTFDKSVVKTEYFAGSLLFAMGMQNALVSMISGSVVRTTHLTGMFTDLGIDLAAAFMKFPRVRKKILLRCTIILFFLLGGIIGGFAFLRFSYHCFYIAGGVLIIAMFYDFFRVNMRLLKKRWTTH
- a CDS encoding methyltransferase domain-containing protein, whose amino-acid sequence is MISNTTKESVYSTNKNFDQLYPGPIRRISYLHWTPIEIAQQAASFLAVTPGSNILDIGSGVGKFCLNAGYYFNDCNFYGVEQRSNLVSIARQVQEQLGLKNTSFIHGDFTQLDFSAFDHFYFYNPFYENLVDESLHIDDSINHSESLYEYYATYLYNLLDKRPAGTRLATYQSSLTRIPASYQLVKCDIDTLFSCWIKTE
- a CDS encoding Crp/Fnr family transcriptional regulator, yielding MSLKGIFPIDKWIFRSRSIMESLSKEEMERLLSDMVEQEYKKGQIIFRENNPAFGIYYIKQGKVKKYKQDRNGNEHIIYVANEGELIGYHPVLAGSTYPDSAAALEDSRIAFIPRESFLSAMEWAPGLTKHLLSALSYEYSVLANSLSIVAKHSVRERLAISLIVLREKYKVSAQDTSDVSINISRKDLASMTATTEENVVRILKELKEEGIVGTQGRKIIIHDVKALVEMAHYQ